A genomic region of Tsukamurella pulmonis contains the following coding sequences:
- a CDS encoding tyrosine-type recombinase/integrase, translating into MATVQRLKGERGPDYTVLGSDLLPIAPAQEFLRYLRSTDRPNTLRAYAHGLAKWWTVLEATGSKWDDFPPTVFGTFLTYLRSGDLPDTPRIGEPAKPAAASTVQQRAAAVLAMYTYFRDAKGLEGPYDRLYSSRRRARYSGTATSHRPFLEGVGPERESRSPVFPVRSGPRKRPPLLEPKAIDLILDTCASPTDTGGWTGGLAGLRDRLLFAVLADTGMRLGEVLSLRHQDFHIGSGGTPWVEVVGRQDHPHGVRGKTYRARQIFVTDELEALYSQYVWALIDDGADLEVPSLAEHFVFVNLGAGERYRPLRPETVYSRIRAISTKAGRDLPPSWTPHWFRHTHATTLLLGGVDVHVVSRRLGHAHVTTTIDTYGWVTDEAEMRAAAQWRSAAVGWKERVDGDRE; encoded by the coding sequence ATGGCGACGGTCCAACGATTGAAGGGTGAGCGTGGCCCGGACTATACCGTCCTCGGATCCGACCTTCTGCCGATCGCGCCGGCGCAGGAGTTCCTGCGGTACCTGAGGTCGACAGACCGCCCGAATACGCTCCGCGCCTACGCCCATGGTCTCGCGAAATGGTGGACAGTCCTGGAAGCCACCGGCAGCAAATGGGACGACTTTCCGCCCACCGTTTTCGGAACGTTCCTGACCTATCTCCGATCAGGAGACCTTCCGGACACTCCTCGGATCGGCGAACCGGCGAAGCCGGCCGCTGCCTCGACGGTTCAGCAGCGTGCTGCCGCGGTGTTAGCGATGTACACATACTTTCGTGACGCCAAAGGCCTTGAGGGGCCGTATGACCGGCTGTACTCATCGCGTCGACGCGCCCGATACAGCGGTACTGCGACCTCGCACCGACCGTTCCTCGAGGGGGTCGGTCCGGAGCGGGAGTCCCGGAGTCCAGTGTTTCCTGTTCGCTCCGGCCCTCGTAAGCGTCCGCCGCTACTTGAGCCGAAGGCGATCGATCTGATACTCGATACCTGCGCCTCACCAACAGACACAGGCGGTTGGACTGGAGGCCTTGCAGGCCTGCGAGACCGACTACTATTCGCGGTGCTCGCTGATACCGGAATGCGTCTCGGCGAAGTGCTGTCACTGCGGCACCAGGACTTCCACATCGGGTCCGGTGGAACCCCGTGGGTGGAGGTGGTGGGACGACAGGACCACCCCCACGGCGTGCGAGGGAAGACGTACCGCGCCCGGCAGATTTTCGTCACCGACGAGCTCGAGGCCCTGTACTCACAGTATGTGTGGGCGCTGATCGACGATGGCGCTGACCTTGAGGTACCCAGCCTGGCTGAGCATTTCGTTTTCGTGAACCTCGGTGCAGGAGAGCGCTACCGGCCCCTTCGACCGGAGACCGTGTACAGCAGAATCCGGGCGATCAGCACGAAGGCCGGGCGGGATCTGCCGCCGAGTTGGACTCCGCATTGGTTCCGGCATACACATGCGACGACCCTGCTCCTCGGTGGAGTCGATGTGCATGTCGTGAGCCGCCGGCTCGGTCACGCCCACGTGACTACAACGATCGACACCTATGGCTGGGTCACGGACGAAGCCGAGATGAGGGCCGCGGCGCAGTGGCGCTCAGCAGCCGTTGGCTGGAAGGAGCGCGTCGATGGCGACCGAGAGTAA
- a CDS encoding DEAD/DEAH box helicase family protein has protein sequence MSESSDEYLTIAQAATYVGVSPATLRRWDTAGKLTPIRRPGSAYRYYLTSDLEAFRLEYNTADVATDAVADFFGDADAFIDGNPQLREPQKEAYAAVVAHFENHTTPAIVQLPVGCGKTGVAAILPFGLSRRRTLIVAPNTTIRAGLYAEVNISNAGCFWKKASILDSFTSGPFTALVDGPKANMDDCVNSHIVVANIQQLAGSADRWLSQFPPDFFDLVIIDEGHHVAAESWQRVVRAFPQAFFVSLTATPFRSDNQDLLGDIVYRYSFARAMVNGYIKHIVSASAHPAEITFTDRDGTNTYTLEQVLDLNDEAWFRRGVALSDECNRHIAEKALEKWQALRAATGFPHQIAASAMTIDHANQVRGIFEEMGLQAETIHSKMPEERKAAVLAKLRNNQIDVIVQVAMLGEGFDHPPLSVAAIFRPYRSLAPYVQFVGRVMRTVELNDPDSPNNQGFVVSHVGLNNEEQWEDFRDLDNEDKKIIADWTRGRGGASSGGRGEADDDQTALRFDAPVADDEKLDYFISQPFIDSSDERDIEALLDKKGPGGVTYRELGVPAEVLRATLANHQTRQESPAEAVPVQPQVHRKTLRSRLDSRSKSIHQRVLNDLGLARAGFDLSRAMKHARGNNSDALYGLLNSEINAFVGENKSTRDQWTLDQLQIAYDSLDEIGDQVAESIRLALEG, from the coding sequence ATGAGTGAATCCTCAGATGAGTACCTCACCATCGCCCAAGCAGCTACCTACGTAGGCGTCTCTCCGGCGACCCTTCGTCGATGGGACACAGCGGGCAAGCTGACCCCGATCCGTCGACCTGGAAGCGCGTATCGGTACTACCTGACCTCGGACTTGGAGGCCTTCCGCTTGGAGTACAACACGGCCGATGTGGCTACCGACGCCGTCGCTGACTTCTTCGGCGACGCTGATGCATTCATCGACGGCAACCCTCAACTTCGCGAGCCGCAGAAGGAGGCGTACGCGGCTGTCGTCGCCCACTTCGAGAACCACACGACCCCTGCGATCGTGCAGCTACCGGTGGGCTGCGGCAAGACAGGTGTGGCGGCGATCCTGCCCTTCGGGCTATCGCGCAGGCGCACCCTCATCGTCGCACCGAACACCACGATCCGCGCGGGACTCTATGCGGAGGTGAACATTTCGAACGCCGGCTGCTTCTGGAAGAAGGCCAGCATCCTGGATTCGTTCACCTCAGGGCCGTTCACCGCGTTGGTTGACGGCCCCAAGGCCAACATGGATGACTGCGTCAACAGTCACATCGTGGTCGCCAACATTCAGCAGCTCGCCGGCAGTGCCGACCGCTGGTTGTCTCAGTTCCCTCCCGACTTCTTCGACCTGGTGATCATCGACGAGGGTCACCATGTCGCCGCTGAAAGCTGGCAGAGGGTCGTGCGTGCGTTTCCGCAGGCATTCTTCGTGAGCCTGACCGCGACTCCGTTCCGGTCAGACAATCAGGACCTTCTCGGGGACATCGTCTACCGGTACTCCTTCGCTCGCGCGATGGTCAACGGCTACATCAAGCACATCGTGTCGGCCTCTGCACACCCCGCGGAGATCACCTTCACCGACCGCGACGGCACGAACACCTACACGCTCGAGCAGGTTCTCGACTTGAACGACGAAGCGTGGTTTCGCCGCGGCGTGGCCCTGTCCGACGAGTGCAACCGGCACATCGCAGAGAAGGCCCTTGAGAAGTGGCAAGCGCTGCGGGCCGCGACCGGCTTCCCGCATCAGATCGCGGCCTCTGCCATGACGATCGACCACGCGAACCAGGTCCGGGGGATCTTCGAGGAGATGGGGCTGCAGGCTGAGACCATCCACAGCAAGATGCCTGAGGAGCGCAAGGCGGCGGTCCTCGCCAAGCTGCGCAACAACCAGATCGACGTCATCGTTCAGGTCGCGATGCTCGGCGAGGGCTTCGATCACCCACCGCTGAGTGTCGCCGCCATCTTCCGCCCGTATCGATCGCTGGCACCGTATGTGCAGTTCGTCGGCCGCGTCATGCGAACTGTCGAACTCAATGACCCTGATAGCCCTAACAACCAGGGCTTCGTCGTCTCGCACGTCGGACTGAACAACGAGGAGCAGTGGGAAGACTTCCGCGACCTCGACAACGAGGACAAGAAGATCATCGCGGATTGGACCCGTGGCCGCGGCGGCGCGAGCTCAGGAGGCCGCGGTGAAGCCGACGACGATCAGACAGCGCTACGGTTCGATGCACCCGTTGCGGACGACGAGAAGCTCGATTACTTCATCAGCCAGCCCTTCATCGACTCAAGCGACGAGCGCGACATCGAGGCGTTGCTCGACAAGAAGGGGCCCGGCGGTGTGACCTACCGCGAGCTCGGAGTCCCTGCTGAGGTGCTCCGCGCCACCCTCGCCAACCACCAGACGCGGCAGGAGTCGCCGGCTGAGGCGGTGCCCGTCCAGCCGCAGGTACATCGAAAGACATTGCGGAGCCGGCTCGACAGCCGCTCCAAGTCCATCCACCAGCGCGTACTGAACGACCTCGGACTCGCCCGGGCGGGATTCGACCTTAGCCGCGCGATGAAGCATGCCCGCGGGAACAACTCTGACGCCCTGTACGGGCTTCTGAACAGCGAGATCAACGCCTTCGTTGGGGAGAATAAGAGCACCCGCGATCAGTGGACACTCGATCAGCTTCAGATCGCCTACGACTCACTGGACGAAATCGGCGACCAGGTCGCAGAGTCCATCCGACTCGCTCTCGAAGGGTGA
- a CDS encoding tyrosine-type recombinase/integrase yields MATESNDRRLVAADAADEPWRRQWDEVPQGWRIPAYRISEEPYSDLFTQNDYFLSRSGEDPVHDFAPAECPQRFADELAWWVWVSWTEGSRRLDPSSLRMVSEAIAKTYAFGTARGSRCSSIVDLDPAEVNRQAFAAFERRNQRLPSRTRRQHIERIVGQLHLYLSVRCRDLPWWAHNTWDLRADPRIPRREHEPVRDVFQLDRIEPAWLREGMRFHLRIALSTEMLRWSTAAERSNSTARHLGPFLSRREITGPPITTDPAHLRGVFADFSAELRGPEASAKGGRLSASAIEQIESQTQSFYTFMFDHAAEAVAATGDTRWGELTAAHTRLWGPAYRTRPGSRTRELTWYATSDLQRMLAYLDVLAAPRDTMVDITHPDGSHSYVHGLDDPQAARAWLLQAMTGRRASEILMLDYDPLEAIPGVERAASIEPPGEETFVAKLRYQQTKVDGVVPTILVEQAVVNVIREQQEWLADTYPGIESRYLFIGVKHQYRGREPRPQASYRLSLGKLDKLHGLTDAAGHPLRFTQTHRLRHTRATELLNDGVPLHVVQRYLGHRSPAMTARYAATLAATAEAEFLKHKKIGAEGRDITISPIDIYTMTKLASRTDRILPNGVCMLPPLKTCDKGNACLSCGHFATDLTHLDELRDQHRRTEALLAARQEQVLARTGRELTDDNVWARERIRELSSLQAVIERLDAEAAESAATTPVVIAGAGTRDRLPLLVVATRGSHEVVLDKAPPTVRDPQARGSKRS; encoded by the coding sequence ATGGCGACCGAGAGTAACGACCGCCGGCTCGTCGCCGCGGACGCCGCGGATGAGCCGTGGCGGCGGCAGTGGGATGAAGTTCCCCAGGGGTGGCGGATACCTGCGTATCGGATCTCGGAAGAGCCCTACAGCGACCTGTTCACTCAGAATGACTACTTCCTCTCCCGCTCTGGCGAGGACCCGGTCCACGACTTCGCGCCGGCCGAATGCCCACAGCGGTTCGCAGACGAGCTCGCATGGTGGGTCTGGGTCAGCTGGACCGAGGGCAGCCGACGGCTCGACCCATCGTCGCTACGCATGGTGTCCGAGGCTATCGCCAAGACCTACGCTTTCGGAACGGCCCGAGGCAGTCGGTGTTCGAGCATCGTTGATCTCGATCCGGCCGAAGTCAACCGGCAGGCGTTCGCCGCGTTCGAGAGACGAAATCAACGCCTGCCCAGCAGGACCCGGCGCCAGCACATCGAACGGATCGTCGGCCAACTCCACCTGTACCTCAGTGTCCGGTGCCGAGACCTACCGTGGTGGGCGCACAACACCTGGGACTTGCGAGCAGATCCGCGGATCCCCCGCCGCGAGCACGAGCCCGTACGCGACGTCTTCCAGCTCGATCGCATCGAACCTGCCTGGCTGCGCGAAGGAATGCGGTTCCACCTACGAATCGCGCTCAGTACCGAAATGCTGCGCTGGTCAACGGCGGCCGAGCGAAGCAACTCCACCGCCCGTCACCTGGGGCCGTTCCTGTCCAGGCGAGAGATAACCGGCCCGCCGATCACTACTGATCCCGCTCACCTGCGTGGGGTGTTCGCTGACTTCAGCGCCGAGCTTCGCGGCCCCGAAGCATCAGCGAAAGGCGGCAGGCTCTCCGCATCCGCGATCGAGCAGATCGAATCCCAGACGCAATCGTTCTACACGTTCATGTTCGACCATGCAGCCGAAGCGGTTGCCGCGACCGGCGATACGAGGTGGGGTGAGCTGACGGCGGCACACACCCGCCTCTGGGGTCCGGCGTACCGCACCCGTCCAGGATCACGGACCCGGGAGCTGACTTGGTACGCCACCTCCGATCTTCAGCGGATGCTGGCGTACCTCGATGTGCTCGCAGCTCCCCGCGACACCATGGTCGACATCACCCATCCCGACGGCAGCCACTCCTACGTCCACGGCCTCGACGACCCTCAGGCTGCCCGAGCTTGGCTGCTGCAGGCCATGACGGGGCGCCGCGCATCCGAAATCCTGATGCTGGACTACGACCCCCTCGAAGCTATTCCTGGTGTCGAAAGGGCTGCGTCCATCGAGCCGCCGGGCGAAGAGACGTTCGTCGCGAAGCTCCGATACCAGCAGACCAAGGTCGACGGTGTCGTGCCGACGATCCTGGTCGAGCAAGCAGTCGTGAATGTCATCCGGGAGCAGCAGGAGTGGCTCGCCGACACCTACCCCGGAATCGAGTCGAGATACCTGTTCATCGGTGTGAAGCACCAGTACCGCGGCCGCGAGCCCCGGCCTCAAGCCTCCTACCGACTGTCCCTAGGCAAGCTCGACAAGTTGCACGGCCTCACCGATGCTGCTGGTCACCCACTGCGGTTCACCCAGACCCACCGTCTGCGGCATACCCGAGCGACAGAGCTGCTGAACGACGGCGTGCCGCTGCACGTCGTCCAGCGTTACCTCGGGCATCGGAGCCCGGCGATGACCGCCCGTTACGCAGCGACCCTCGCCGCAACCGCCGAGGCAGAATTCCTCAAGCACAAGAAGATCGGCGCCGAGGGGCGCGACATCACGATCAGCCCGATCGACATCTACACGATGACCAAGCTCGCCTCACGCACAGACCGGATCCTGCCGAACGGCGTCTGCATGCTGCCGCCATTGAAAACCTGCGACAAGGGCAACGCGTGCCTGTCCTGCGGGCACTTTGCTACCGACCTCACCCACCTCGACGAACTCCGCGACCAACACCGCCGCACTGAGGCGTTGCTCGCGGCACGCCAGGAACAGGTACTGGCACGCACCGGGCGCGAGCTGACCGACGACAACGTATGGGCACGCGAACGGATACGCGAGCTCAGCTCTCTACAGGCCGTCATTGAGCGCCTCGATGCAGAAGCTGCCGAAAGCGCAGCAACGACCCCCGTGGTGATCGCAGGCGCCGGCACCCGCGATCGGCTGCCGTTATTGGTTGTCGCGACCCGAGGGAGCCACGAGGTCGTTCTCGACAAAGCCCCACCGACCGTCCGTGACCCTCAGGCGCGCGGGAGCAAGCGATCATGA
- a CDS encoding DUF6262 family protein, with protein MTNVDADDAADAEGRGSAAYEGLLAYASDTYEATARRIDQARLRLKRARKPVNISTVAEAAGLSRATIYRHPEQAAKIRAQRSLGTASPAEVAPPATADNSIIAGLRNQLRMREEEIAQLRRTVRERNDALAIAHAEIERLTP; from the coding sequence ATGACCAACGTGGATGCGGACGACGCCGCTGACGCCGAAGGACGTGGATCCGCGGCCTACGAAGGCCTGCTCGCGTACGCCAGCGACACCTACGAGGCGACCGCCCGCCGCATAGACCAGGCTCGCCTGCGTCTCAAACGCGCGCGTAAGCCGGTCAATATCAGCACGGTCGCCGAAGCTGCTGGCCTCTCGCGCGCCACCATCTACCGGCACCCTGAGCAAGCAGCAAAGATCCGCGCTCAGCGCAGCCTTGGCACCGCCTCTCCCGCCGAGGTCGCGCCGCCCGCTACTGCGGACAACAGCATCATCGCGGGCCTCCGCAACCAGCTCCGGATGAGAGAGGAGGAGATCGCGCAACTCCGTCGTACCGTCCGTGAACGTAACGACGCACTCGCGATCGCCCATGCCGAGATCGAGCGCCTCACACCGTGA